Genomic window (Pirellulales bacterium):
GTGGGGTGGGGCCCCGACCAGGCATAGCTCCCCGTTTTCCGGCCTAGCAGACAGCCCATAATCCCGGCGTGCCCATGGCCCTCGTGACGATTCGGATCCTGGACGGTGCCGACCGGGGGCGTCTGTACGACCAAATCGCCACGCCGATCACGATTGGTCGTGAGGAGGGCAACGACATCCAACTCGCCGACGAGCGCGTCAGCCGCTTCCATCTGAAGATCCAAGAGGACCAGGACAAGGTCGTCCTGACGGATCTCGACAGCACCAACGGCACCAAAGTCAATGGCGACGACACGCATCTGCGCATCCTTCGCTATGGCGATATGATCACCGTTGGGCGTTCTGTGCTCTTGTACGGATCGCAGGAACAAATCGCGCGACGCCTGGCCAATCTGCGTGAAGCCGAGCCCACGAATCTGGGCACGGTCGGCGGCAATATCGACGACGAGGAAGGCGCGGATGCCAGCCTCGACTTCGAGCTCGGCTGGAGCGGCGCAACCGGCTCGCAAGCGATCCTGCACCGATTATCTCCGCCCGAGCTGCCTGAGCGTTTGGGGCCTTGCCAGGCGGCGCAGCTCTCGGAATTGCTCGAATACCTGCACGTGCGCATTCGCTCGCTGCTCGAGTCGGTGAAGGTCGACGAGAAAAAAGAGCGTATCACGCTCGACGAGCGGCAGTGGCAGAATCTGCTCGACTTGCAGTCGCGCTTGGCCACGTATCTACGGTCGATCGGCCGGCCCCAAGAGGAAGAGTAGCCGCCGGCTGTCGACCCTCGGCCCGTCTTTGCTAGAATTGCTAGCGCCACGAAGTTTCGCGCGCAGCCGGTTCATCTGCAGGGCTGCCGGCATTTGTCTGGGGCCAAAAAATCGCAAGTGCTCGCCTGCTTGCGGTCACATGCCCGAACGGATTCTTTTCTGCCCGAGGGACCGAGTATGACGAGCGGCCGCTTCGTTCATCTGCACTGCCATAGTCATTACAGCCTGCTGGACGGCGCCAGCCCCATCGACGGCCTGATCGCCAAGGCCAAGAACCAGGGAATGAACGCCCTGGCGCTGACGGACCATGGCAATCTGTACGGCGCACTGGAATTCTATGAAGCGGCCAAGGCCGAAGGCATCAATCCGATCATCGGCTACGAGGCGTACATAGCGCCGGGCAGCCGCTTTCAAAAGGACGTGGATGCCAATCAAGAAGCCAGCTATCACCTCACGCTGTTGGCCCAGAACCGCACGGGCTTTCAGAACCTGGTGAAGCTCGCCTCGAGCGCCTTTCTCGAAGGGTTCTACCGCAAGCCGCGCATCGACAAGGAACTGCTCGCGGCCCACAGCGAGGGGCTGATCTGCCTCAGCGGCTGCGTGTCGGGCGAGTTGAGCCGGTCGCTTTTGCGCGGTTCGGCGGCCGAGCCCGATTGGAACGAGATCGAAAAAATCATTACCTGGTTCAGCCAGACGTTCGGCGATCGCTACTTCCTCGAGATTCAGAACAACGGCCTCGAGATCCAGCGGATGGCGCTCGAAGGCACGGTGCGCGTGGCCCAGCGAATGGGCCTGCCGCTGGTGGCCACCAGCGACGCCCACTACGTGAACCGCGAGGACGCCGAAGCGCAGGACGTCCTCCTGTGCATTAACACGGGCCGCTTCCGCACCGACGTCAATCGCATGCGGATGGAAGGAAACGAGTTCTTCTTGCGTGGGCCGGAGGAAATGTATCAGGCATTTCCGGGTCTCGAAGATGCGGTGGCGCGCAGCCAGGAAATCGCCGACTCGGTGTCGATCGACCTGGAATTGGGCAAGCGGCATTTCCCCACGTTCGATGTTCCCACGGAAAAGACGTCGACCGAGTACCTGCGCGAGCTGTGCTTGACGGGGTTGCGCGAGCGATACGCCAACCAGCCCGATTTTCTGGCCGATGGCGTGCTGGCGCCGGTGGTGCTCGATCGTTTGGAACGCGAGCTGGACGTGATCGACAAGCTCGGCTTTCCGAACTATTTCCTCATCGTGTGGGATTTCGTGCGATTCGCCCGCGAACGCGGTATTCCGGCCACGGCCCGTGGGTCGGGCGTGGGGTCGCTCGTGGCGTTTGCGCTGCACCTGAGCCACGTTTGCCCTCTGAAATACGACTTGCTGTTCGAGCGGTTCCTCGACATCAGCCGCCGTGAGGCGCCCGATATCGATATCGATTTCTGCAAGGATCGCCGCAGCGAAGTCATCGGCTACGTCAAGGAGCGCTACGGCGCCGAAAACGTCGCGCAGATCGGCACGTTCGGCACGCTGGCGGCTCGGGCCGCCATCCGCGACGTGGGGCGTGCGCTGGGGCTCACGGTCGCGCGGGTCGATTCGATCGTGGCCCTCGTGCCCGAGACGTTGGGTATCAGCATCGAAGAGGCCCTCGAGGCCAGCGAAGACCTGCGCCGTGCCTACGACAACGATGGCGAAGTGCGCGAGCTCTTGGACCTGGCGATGAAGATCGAGGGCCTGGCCCGCAACGTCGGCACGCACGCCGCCGCGGTCGTCATCGCCGATCGACCATTGAACGAATACGTGCCGCTGCAGCGCGTGCAGGGCAAGGAAGAAGTCATCACCCAATGGGCCATGGGGGACGTGGAGCGCGCCGGCCTCTTGAAGATGGACTTCCTCGGCCTGCGCAACTTGACGATTCTCAGTAAGGCGGTCGACCTGATTCGCGCCACCACGGGGCGCGAGGTCGATCCCTACAAGTTCCCACTCGACGATCCCGAGACGTTCAAGCTCCTTTGCCGCGGCGAGACCAAAGGTATTTTCCAGCTCGAAAGCGGTGGCATTCGCGACCTGCTGCAGCGTATGAAGCCCGACCATTTCCGCGACATCATCGCCACCAACGCGCTGTACCGTCCCGGCCCGCTCGAAGGAGGCATGGTCGACGACTACATCCAGGTCAAGCATCGGCGCAAGCAGGCCGAGTACAAGCACCCGGTGATGAAAGACATCCTGGAAGAGACCCACGGCGTGATGGTCTACCAGGAACAAGTGATGCGGATTTTGAATCGGCTGGGCGGCATCGAGCTGTCGAACGCCTACAGCTGCATCAAGGCGATCAGCAAGAAGAAGCTGCCGATGATCGCCAAGTTCCGCGAACAATTCGTCAACGGCGCCGTCGAGCAGGGGCTCAAGGAGCGTGAGGCCGAGGAATTGTTCGGCATGATCGAGAAGTTCGCCGGCTACGGCTTCAACAAGAGCCACTCGACGGCCTACGCCTTGATCGCCTACATGACGGCCTACCTCAAAGCCCACTTCTCGGTCGAGTTCATGGCCGCGCTCCTCTCGGGCGATATCCAGGGACGCAATTTCAAGAAGAAAGATTCGCTCGTCGAGCATCTGGAAGACTGCCGGCGCATGAACATCACCGTTGTCTCGCCGGACGTGAACCGCTGCGGCGGCGACTTCGGCGTCGAGAACGGACAGATCCTGTTCGGGCTGGCCGCGATCAAAGGATGCGGCATGCAAGCGGCCGATGCGATTTATGCCGAGCGGCGCGCGCGCGGTCCGTTCCGTGATTTGTTTGATTTCTGCGAACGGCTCGACCCAGCCCACGTCAATCGCGGCGCGATCGAATCGCTGGTCAAGGCGGGCGCCTTCGACTTCACCGGCGCGCGGCGGTCGCAAAACATGGCGGCCATCGAGCGGGCTCTGCAATCGGGCGCGTCGGCGCTGGCCGACCGGCGCTCGGGCCAGAAGGGGCTATTCGGCGACGAGGACGAGCCATCCGCGCCGGCCGCGGCCAGCCTGCCCGATCTGCCGGAATGGCCAGAGCGCGAGCGACTATCCGCCGAGAAGGAAGTACTCGGTTTTTATCTTTCCAGCCATCCGCTCGACGAACACGCGGAGACGCTGCGCAACTACTGCACGCACAACACGGTCGAAGCCGCGGCGCTCTCGCATCGCTCCGAGGCCGTATTGGGTGGCATTCTTTCCTCGATCAAGTTCTCGCAGACCAAGAACCCGCGGCCCGGGTCCACGGCCACCAAGTACGCCATGTTCGACCTGGAAGATACGGCCGGCGTGATGCGCACCATCATCTGGCCCGAGGAATTCGCCAACTACGGCGAATTCATCAAAGCCGACGCGATCCTGGCGCTGCGCGGCGTGATCGACAAACGGCCCGGAAGTGAAGAAGCGAACTTCATTGTCAACGAGGTCATGCACCTGCCGGACCTGGCCAGTCGTTACACGCGCGGCGTGCTGATTCGCGTCGACGAAGAGCCGCACGGTGTGCGTGGGCTCGAGCAACTCTACGAAATCCTGCGCGGTTACCCCGGTAGTTGCGAATTGCAATTGGCCCTACGACTGGCTGACGGCAGCCAGGTGACCTGTGCCTGCGACGGGATGCGCGTCGAGCTGAACACCGAGATGCGCGGCCGGGTCGAGGAACTGCTGGGCCAGGGAAGTCTCCGCCCGGTGGCCTCGCGCCCCAAGCCCACGGGCAACGGGCAGAATGGCAACGGTCACAACGGCTACTCACGGCAGCCCGCCGGCGCGCGCCGCTAGCAACAAGGCCGGCACACGCACGTTCGGTGCGATCGCGACATGCTTTTTCGCCGCAGGCGCATAAGCACGCGAAATGATCGGTCGAGCCGCTCAAGCCCTATCGCGATCGTGGTATAGCCAGCGCGCCATCGCGTGTGTCTCGCGCTGACTGACCTTGACACAACACGGCTTTCGCCGTTTGATGCTCCGCCGCAGTCAGCCTGGCCAAGGGCGGGGCCATGCTAGCTTTGCGTCGCAGTTTTCGGATTGCGCATTTGCCCGCCACGAGTCTAGGCCTCGAGAAACTATGGCTGCCAAGCAGAAGGCTCCATTGAGCCGGATGTTCGATCTGCCGCTGCTCATGGCGGCGTGCCTCACGATCGCTTTCTACGCCTTCGTGCATCAACCGGCGATGCACGACACCCTGCTACATAGATACACGACGCATCACGTCGTCGAGTACATCATCGTCGGCTTCTTCATCTGGGGCTTGTGCGACGTTTTCTTCAAGGTTCTGTCGTTCCCGCGGCAGTCACTGGCCTTGCGTCATGACTGGTTGCCGCCGCGCAAAGGGCGCGAGCCGGTGTCTCACGCCGTCGGCCTGTATGGGATTCTGGAAAAGAAGCCCGCCTGGCTGCTGCAATCGCGCGTCGGGCAGCGGTTACTCGAAGCGCTCGGCTACGTGAAGGACCGGGGGTCGACCGACGGACTGGCCGACCATTTGCGATACCTGGCGGAACTCGATGATGAGCGGGCCCATAACAACTACGGCCTGGTGCGGTTTATTTGCTGGGTGACGCCGGTGCTGGGTTTCTTTGGCACGGTGCTGCACTTCGGTTCGGCGCTCGGCGGATTGTCCGTTGATGAGATCGGCGAGCGCCTGCCGACCGTGGTGGGCGAAATGGGAACGGCGTTCAATACCACGACCGTCGCTCTGGCCGCTGCAACGTCGATGATGTTCAGCTTGTTCCTCTGCGAGAAAACCGAGCGCGAGCTGGTTCGCGGCACCGATCGGCTCGCCGAGCGGGAATTGCTGAACCGCTTCGAGACCTCCGACGCCAGCCTGGCACCGTTCTTAAATGCCATCGAAACCGCCAGCCAGAGCATGCTGCGGACGATGGACGAGACGGTCGAGCGCCAATTGGGCATCTGGTCGAGCGCGTTTCACGACCTGCAACGACAGGCCGACGAGCGACATACGTTTCTCACGGATCTCTGGCAGCAGACCATGGAATCGCTGCACCAACGCTTCGAGGCCAGCGATAACGAGCGCGAGCGCAAACTCGTCAAGGTGCTGGAAGCGATGGAATTGCAGCGCGAACAGCACCGCGCCGATGTGCTGACCACTGTCGAGCACGTGACCCGGCTGCAAACCGACCTGACCGAGCTGGCCGCGGCGATCGCCGACGTGGTGCATGGCAAGGGAGAGCTGGTCAAGCTCCAAGCGAGCCTGGCCGACAACGTGCGGCTGTTGCGCGAGACCGGCCAGATCGATCAGGCTCTACACGGCCTGACGGCGGCCATCCATCTGATCACGGCCCGCTACCAGCCGAGCGCGCTCGGCCTCGATCGCGCGGCATAGCATTCGGGCCGACACGTGCCATGCTGGTTCGGCGCAGCCGAAGAAGCATGCGCGTGCAGCCTCCGCCCGACAAAAGACCCGCTTACGATTTCCCCAGCGGCAGTACGACCTTGCTCAACAGGATCGGGACCTTCGTCGGCTTGAGCGGGTTATCTCCCACGGCCACGGTCTTTGGATGGGCGATTCCCAATACCAGCACGCGGTCCCCTTCGGCCAGGCCCGCGATTGGCTCGTCGAGCGGCAGGAAGTATTCTTCCTCCGAGCCGACCAGAGTGATCAATAGGGCCGCGTCCTGGTCATCGCCGTGAAAGAACTTCTTCACGCGACCGAACACGAAGGCGCCGCCGTAAGGCGTTCGATCCTTGCCAGCGTGCGCGTTGATGGGGCGCATCTGATCGTCGTCTTGCCAGTGAATCTTGCGTAATTCGGCCACGACCTTGTCGGCCTCGCGAATCACGGCCTGCTGCTCTTCCATCGGCATCGGGATTTGCACCCCGGGATGCGCCTGTACGTACTTCACCGCCGTGATTGCCTTGGCCAATTCATCCAGCGCTACCCAATCTTCGGCCTCGCGCGGACGCCAGTTCTTGGTCGCCAGCTCGGACGACAGCGTCTTGATGCGTTCCGAGGCCATCGACAACGCTGCGAATTGCGGCTGCGATGGCTCGGGCATGCTCCGCCGCCGCAGCTTCAGCGGCACCACGGCCGTCTCTTGATGACGCGCAAGCTCGTGCAGATGCCGGCTATGGATGGCATAGCCCAGCCCCAGCTTCTGATTAACCCACGAATTGACGCCGATCACCTCGCCGCGGGCGTTGATCAATGGTCCACCGCTATTGCCGGGCGCGATCTTGGCATCGTGTTGAATCCACAGGTCGTCATCGCTGCCTTCGAGCGTCGACTCGAGCCATTGTCGCGTGTCGGCGGGCAGTTGCGTGGTGCGCAGCACGCGCCCGACGATACCTCCTGTGGTCGTGAACTCGTTATCCTGCGGGTGGCCGATGGCATACACCTGGGCCGCGTCGCGCGGTCCGTCCCCGTAATTCAGCTCGAGCGCCTTTACATTCGCGGGCACGCCATTGATCTTGATGATCGCCAGGTCACTGCTGTGGTCGACGGCCATGTATCCTTCGACGCCAAATCGCGTGCCGTCGTTGAAAACGACATCGGCTTTGGCCGCGTCGGAAACGACGTGATAATTCGTCGCCACCAGGCCGCTGGCGTCGATGACGAAGCCCGAGCCCAGCCCGCGGCGATTGTTGAAGTTATCGGAAGTTTCGATTTTCACGATGCCATGCTTGACGTACTCGACCACGTCTTCCAAGGTGGCGCCGGCATCAGGCTTAGCGGTTTCGACAACCTCTTGCTGCGGGTGGGGATTGAACGGGGCTGGATTAAAATCCGCCGCGACACCGGCAGGCTGCTCATGAGGAGCAGGCTGCGAGCTCGCGGTTGGCACGTTCGCCGGCCGCAACATCAGGAACAGTCCAGCGGCCACGAGCGCGGTGGTTGCGCCGCCCAAGGTGATCCACACCCAGGCAGGCGGCGCCGCGCGGCGCGTGCGCCGAACGCGAGGAACCGGCGCGGTGATATCGACGGCGACGACCGGTGCCGCGGTCGATTCCGGCACCGAGACGTGAAATAGTTCGTGTGCGGATGTTGGATCGGCGGTAGTTGGCGCCGCGGACGGGATCGACCCGCACGAGTGACGATCGGGTATCGGAGGCGGCACAGGCACGGGGCGCCGAGTTGGCGCGCTGGGAGACGAGCCCGCCGACGGAATCGTTGCCGCGTTGCGAGTCCCCGCATTCTCGGCGCGTCCCGCTAGCGGAGGCACGCGCAGCGTCGTGCCGCACTTCGGACACTTTCCCTGTCGCCCGGCGAGCTCGTCGCGGACTTCTAAAGTCGCCTGGCAGGACTGACAAGTGAGGCGAATCGCCATCAGAAACCCTTCTGCTCTTCCAGCTCTCCAGCCTAACAAGTCCTACGCTCGCCAGCCATTCGCGGGCCGCAAATTACGAAATCATGAGAATTGGCACCCGAAATCGACAAGCTTTATCGTTTGCTGGCGAAAAGCATGGGCCAGGGACGCTGGCGTCGCCCCCCTCAAAAACGCCCGGCATGGTGGTACAATGCAGCGGTTTGTATCGGAAAGCTCGTACCGAGCCTGTGCCCCCGCGAATCTTTGGGGGCGATCGGACGGTACAGCAGAGATGAGGAGGGCCCGTGCCCTCGGTGTCAGGCAATTGACCCGGCTCTCGGCCCGCAATGCATCTCGTTGATATTCATAACGTCAGCCGCAGTTACGGGCACGTGCGGGCGCTCCGGGACGTGAGTTTCACGCTCGAGCCGGGTATCGTCGGCCTGGTCGGCAACAACGGGGCCGGAAAATCGACACTGCTCAAGGTCTTGCTCGGCCTGCTCACGCCCGATGCCGGCCACGGGACCATTCTCGGCTTCGATATTTGCCACGCCACCAGTGCTCTGCGCGGACAAGTCGGCTACATGCCCGAGGCCGCCGCGACGGTGCCGGTGCTGAAGGGGGTGGAATTCGTCACGCTGGCCGGCGACCTGTACGGGATGCCGCATCGCGACGCCCGGCGCCGCGCCCACGAAGTCTTGAATTACGTCGGCCTGGGTGAGCTGCGTTACCGCCGGCTGGAGGAGTATTCGACCGGCAACGTGCAGCGGTTGAAGCTGGCCGCGGCATTGGTACACGATCCGCGGCTGTTGTTGTTGGACGAACCGACCAATGGCCTCGACCCTGAGGGGCGCGAGGCAATGCTGGAATTGATCGAGGATTTGATCCGCGAGACGGGCAAGAGCGTCATTCTTTGCACGCACCTGCTGCCCGACGTCGAGCGGCTGTGCGAACAGATCGTGGTTCTGCATCGCGGCACCGTGATCCGCGCCGGCACTATGGCGGCGCTGCGACTTGGCGAATCGAATCGCTTCGATATTCGGTGGCGGGGCGAAGGAGCCGGATTTCTTGTCGCGCTGCGCGACGCCGGTGTTCAGGTCATGGCCGGAGCCCATGCCGATCATGCCGTGGTACACGCTCCGGCCAACTGGCACAACTCGCAATTCTTTGTGCTGGCGCGCCGGCACGACGTCGTGCTCACGGAATTGCGCGCCGACGAAGAGGATCTCGAGCGGCTATTCTTCCGCGTCACCGACGACACCATGCCCGCGACGCCGGTCGCGGTACCGCCGCAGGAGCCGAGCAGTGGGCATTGACAACGCGCATTACTACGGGTGGGAGGGAAAGCTGCACTCGCCTTGGTGGGCGACGTTGGCGATCGTGCGCGTGGCGCTGTTGCAGGTCTTTCGCCGCAAGTCGTACTGGCTGGTGATCGCGCTGGGGATTTTCCAGTTCCTGATGTATTGGATCATCATCTACGTGCTGACCCAGGCCCGGCTGCCGGCCGATGCGCAGCACGATTTGTTTCAGTGGTTCGGTTTCAGCCCGCGCGCCGAGCAAGGCGAGGAAATCGGCTACATCCGCTTCATGCAGCAGCAGAGCGTGGTGGTGATGATCTTGCTGGCCTTCTCGGGCAGCTTGTTGGTGGGGGCGGATTTTCGTATGAAGTCGCTCCCGTTCTATCTGTCGCGGCGCGTCGACCGCCGGCATTACATCGTCGGCAAGCTGATGGCGATCAGCGTCATCATTTCCTTGCTGACGACATTGCCGGCGCTCTTGCTGTTTCTCGAGTTCGGCATGTTTACACCCTCGACCGGCTATTGGGCCGAGCATTGGGACGTCGTGCCGTCCGTACTGGCGTACGGACTGGCGTTTTGTGTCGTGCTCAGCATCCCGCTGGTGACGATCTCGGCCTATTTGCAGCGCATGGCCCCGATCGCGATCACGTGGTCGACGATTTTCGTCATGCTGGGACGGCTCGGTTCGTACATGCGCGAAGCGACCGAGAACGACAATTGGAAGTTGATCGACCCGTGGCTCGATATCCGCCTGGTGGGCAAGTTGTGTTTCGGAGCATTCAACGAGCCCGGCGAATACGAGCGTGCCCTCAAGGCGGCTCTGATCTTGGGATCGATCTGCCTGGTGTGCCTGGTGGCGCTGGCGCGCCGGGTGCGCGCCGTGGACATCGTGGAATAGGAACACTCCAGCGGCCCCTGGCTAAAAAAAAGTCGAGCAATCTACCGGCACCCTATGTTTCTCACCTTCGACCACGTCACGAAGTTCTACGGGCCGGTAATCGGCGTCAACAACATCAGTTGCCGGATCGGGCCGGGCATCACTGGTTTGTTCGGCGCCAATGGCGCCGGCAAATCGACCTTGATGAAGCTGGCCAGCGGCCAGTTGCGCCCCAGCCAGGGTGAGGTTCGCATCGGCGATCATCGCGCCTGGTCGACAACCGCCAAACATTATTTCGGCTACGTGCCCGACTTGAACAGCTTCTATGAAGAAATGACCTGCCGTGATTTCGTCTATGTGCTGGCCCGGCTGTATGGGCTGTCACGCGCCGACGCGCGGGCGCGCACGAGCGAAGTCATCGAAGAAGTGGGCATGGCTGATCGCGCCGGTCGGCGGTTGGCCGGTTGCAGCCACGGCATGCGGCAGCGGATCAAGCTGGCCCAGGCCTTGATCAATGATCCGCCGATCCTGCTTTTGGACGAGCCCATGAGCGGCATCGATCCTGGTGGCCGTCGCGAGATTTCGCGATTGCTCTTGGCGCAAGGCGAAAAGGGCAAAACGATCCTCATCTCGAGCCACATCCTGGCCGAGACCGAAACGCTGACCGATTCGGTGTTGATCATCGCCCGTGGGCGCATCGTGGCGTCGGGCACGTTGACCGAAATTCGCTCGCTGTTGGAAGACCGGCCGCTGACGGTCGAAATCGGCTCGTCGCAGGCACGGCAATTAGCGGCCCTGCTGGTTGCCGAGCATGAGGTACGTGGCGTGGAGCTGCGGTCCGACGGCCTGGTTCTCCAAACGCGCAATCCGCTGCGGTTTTTCACGCTCTTGAATGATCTCGTCGCGGGGCACGGCATCGACGTCCACAAGCTCCACACGCTCGACGCCGGCGCGGATGCCGTTTTCAACTATTTGCAACAAGGGGCCCGATGAGTCTGTTTCGCGCGTGGACCACACTGGTCTGGCTATCGTTTCGTCGTTTGCTCTGGTCGGGCAGCACGCTGATGGTGCTGTTGCCGCTATCGGCGTGCGTGCTGTTCCTGATGCGGCGCAGGTTCTGGCGTGAAGAGAGCTCGTTCGAGGCCTTTAACGGCTTCAGCCAGTTCTTGATGTTCGTGTTCGCCTCGTTCGTTGTGCCAATGTGCGCCGTGGCCTACGCAACAAGCAGCATCGGCGGTGATCGCGAGGACCGCACGCTGCTATTCTTGCTGGTGCGC
Coding sequences:
- a CDS encoding FHA domain-containing protein encodes the protein MALVTIRILDGADRGRLYDQIATPITIGREEGNDIQLADERVSRFHLKIQEDQDKVVLTDLDSTNGTKVNGDDTHLRILRYGDMITVGRSVLLYGSQEQIARRLANLREAEPTNLGTVGGNIDDEEGADASLDFELGWSGATGSQAILHRLSPPELPERLGPCQAAQLSELLEYLHVRIRSLLESVKVDEKKERITLDERQWQNLLDLQSRLATYLRSIGRPQEEE
- the dnaE gene encoding DNA polymerase III subunit alpha, giving the protein MTSGRFVHLHCHSHYSLLDGASPIDGLIAKAKNQGMNALALTDHGNLYGALEFYEAAKAEGINPIIGYEAYIAPGSRFQKDVDANQEASYHLTLLAQNRTGFQNLVKLASSAFLEGFYRKPRIDKELLAAHSEGLICLSGCVSGELSRSLLRGSAAEPDWNEIEKIITWFSQTFGDRYFLEIQNNGLEIQRMALEGTVRVAQRMGLPLVATSDAHYVNREDAEAQDVLLCINTGRFRTDVNRMRMEGNEFFLRGPEEMYQAFPGLEDAVARSQEIADSVSIDLELGKRHFPTFDVPTEKTSTEYLRELCLTGLRERYANQPDFLADGVLAPVVLDRLERELDVIDKLGFPNYFLIVWDFVRFARERGIPATARGSGVGSLVAFALHLSHVCPLKYDLLFERFLDISRREAPDIDIDFCKDRRSEVIGYVKERYGAENVAQIGTFGTLAARAAIRDVGRALGLTVARVDSIVALVPETLGISIEEALEASEDLRRAYDNDGEVRELLDLAMKIEGLARNVGTHAAAVVIADRPLNEYVPLQRVQGKEEVITQWAMGDVERAGLLKMDFLGLRNLTILSKAVDLIRATTGREVDPYKFPLDDPETFKLLCRGETKGIFQLESGGIRDLLQRMKPDHFRDIIATNALYRPGPLEGGMVDDYIQVKHRRKQAEYKHPVMKDILEETHGVMVYQEQVMRILNRLGGIELSNAYSCIKAISKKKLPMIAKFREQFVNGAVEQGLKEREAEELFGMIEKFAGYGFNKSHSTAYALIAYMTAYLKAHFSVEFMAALLSGDIQGRNFKKKDSLVEHLEDCRRMNITVVSPDVNRCGGDFGVENGQILFGLAAIKGCGMQAADAIYAERRARGPFRDLFDFCERLDPAHVNRGAIESLVKAGAFDFTGARRSQNMAAIERALQSGASALADRRSGQKGLFGDEDEPSAPAAASLPDLPEWPERERLSAEKEVLGFYLSSHPLDEHAETLRNYCTHNTVEAAALSHRSEAVLGGILSSIKFSQTKNPRPGSTATKYAMFDLEDTAGVMRTIIWPEEFANYGEFIKADAILALRGVIDKRPGSEEANFIVNEVMHLPDLASRYTRGVLIRVDEEPHGVRGLEQLYEILRGYPGSCELQLALRLADGSQVTCACDGMRVELNTEMRGRVEELLGQGSLRPVASRPKPTGNGQNGNGHNGYSRQPAGARR
- a CDS encoding MotA/TolQ/ExbB proton channel family protein, giving the protein MAAKQKAPLSRMFDLPLLMAACLTIAFYAFVHQPAMHDTLLHRYTTHHVVEYIIVGFFIWGLCDVFFKVLSFPRQSLALRHDWLPPRKGREPVSHAVGLYGILEKKPAWLLQSRVGQRLLEALGYVKDRGSTDGLADHLRYLAELDDERAHNNYGLVRFICWVTPVLGFFGTVLHFGSALGGLSVDEIGERLPTVVGEMGTAFNTTTVALAAATSMMFSLFLCEKTERELVRGTDRLAERELLNRFETSDASLAPFLNAIETASQSMLRTMDETVERQLGIWSSAFHDLQRQADERHTFLTDLWQQTMESLHQRFEASDNERERKLVKVLEAMELQREQHRADVLTTVEHVTRLQTDLTELAAAIADVVHGKGELVKLQASLADNVRLLRETGQIDQALHGLTAAIHLITARYQPSALGLDRAA
- a CDS encoding trypsin-like peptidase domain-containing protein — protein: MAIRLTCQSCQATLEVRDELAGRQGKCPKCGTTLRVPPLAGRAENAGTRNAATIPSAGSSPSAPTRRPVPVPPPIPDRHSCGSIPSAAPTTADPTSAHELFHVSVPESTAAPVVAVDITAPVPRVRRTRRAAPPAWVWITLGGATTALVAAGLFLMLRPANVPTASSQPAPHEQPAGVAADFNPAPFNPHPQQEVVETAKPDAGATLEDVVEYVKHGIVKIETSDNFNNRRGLGSGFVIDASGLVATNYHVVSDAAKADVVFNDGTRFGVEGYMAVDHSSDLAIIKINGVPANVKALELNYGDGPRDAAQVYAIGHPQDNEFTTTGGIVGRVLRTTQLPADTRQWLESTLEGSDDDLWIQHDAKIAPGNSGGPLINARGEVIGVNSWVNQKLGLGYAIHSRHLHELARHQETAVVPLKLRRRSMPEPSQPQFAALSMASERIKTLSSELATKNWRPREAEDWVALDELAKAITAVKYVQAHPGVQIPMPMEEQQAVIREADKVVAELRKIHWQDDDQMRPINAHAGKDRTPYGGAFVFGRVKKFFHGDDQDAALLITLVGSEEEYFLPLDEPIAGLAEGDRVLVLGIAHPKTVAVGDNPLKPTKVPILLSKVVLPLGKS
- a CDS encoding ABC transporter ATP-binding protein — encoded protein: MHLVDIHNVSRSYGHVRALRDVSFTLEPGIVGLVGNNGAGKSTLLKVLLGLLTPDAGHGTILGFDICHATSALRGQVGYMPEAAATVPVLKGVEFVTLAGDLYGMPHRDARRRAHEVLNYVGLGELRYRRLEEYSTGNVQRLKLAAALVHDPRLLLLDEPTNGLDPEGREAMLELIEDLIRETGKSVILCTHLLPDVERLCEQIVVLHRGTVIRAGTMAALRLGESNRFDIRWRGEGAGFLVALRDAGVQVMAGAHADHAVVHAPANWHNSQFFVLARRHDVVLTELRADEEDLERLFFRVTDDTMPATPVAVPPQEPSSGH
- a CDS encoding ABC transporter ATP-binding protein, which codes for MFLTFDHVTKFYGPVIGVNNISCRIGPGITGLFGANGAGKSTLMKLASGQLRPSQGEVRIGDHRAWSTTAKHYFGYVPDLNSFYEEMTCRDFVYVLARLYGLSRADARARTSEVIEEVGMADRAGRRLAGCSHGMRQRIKLAQALINDPPILLLDEPMSGIDPGGRREISRLLLAQGEKGKTILISSHILAETETLTDSVLIIARGRIVASGTLTEIRSLLEDRPLTVEIGSSQARQLAALLVAEHEVRGVELRSDGLVLQTRNPLRFFTLLNDLVAGHGIDVHKLHTLDAGADAVFNYLQQGAR